TTAAGACGGACCATGTATTGTTAGTTTCAGTAGTATGTTAGTGACATGGTTGTTGTTAGCTTAAATCTGTCAAGTCAGTCAGTCACACTTTCAcgtgaaagtttttttttgtgtgtgtgtgtttttgtaaaatCTGCTTTTTTCTTagagtttgtttatttatttattgtcaaAAGTTTCTTTCAATATATCCAAAGGGGTAGGCTTTTTTGTCTTTTAGAGCAACGAGAAAAAAAACTAACAGGTCAGGTTGTTTGTCATACATTTATTTAGCTAATAGCTAGCATCATGTTACTATGTTTCTTATGTTTATGTTATGTAGCTTACATAAACCTTGACTGGTATAGTTATTCGCAAATAGCTTTTTGGTTTAGCACTTGTTTCAAGGAAGTGTTTTATACAAGTTAGATTTAGATCAGGAACTTGGATATAATAATTGACTCTGAATATGATATTAGATTTATTTATGGGactaaaaaagttattttagttAGTTTATACACTGgcattttagatattttagcttTATTAGACAGTTTAGTGAACAGAATCATAGAGAGGGTCATGACATCATAGAAAATAGAGAGGATAGTTTTTAAAGGACTAGCCAGGACTTGAACTTGAGTCACCCAAGGCTCTATTGCCTAACTTTTACATTACAATGTATGTACACATTTGAAAcaacttttatccaaagtgactaacAGTAcggtgcattacaaggtatacattttatcagtatgtgtgtactCTTgtaatcgaacccatgacctttgtttTGCTAACACCGTACTGTACCAGTTGAGCTACCGAAACACATTGGCTGTTAGGGTTTTTCTGTTCCTGTAATAGCCTAATGTCaggtttttaatatgagagtgATGAAAGTGTGTTGGTTTTAATTCTTGACTAACTTGATCACTTTTGTGGTCTTTGAAGTGAGGCGAGATGTCCAGGAGGATGACGAAGAGGCGGTTCGTGTCAAGGAGCAGAGTATCCTGGAGTTGGGTAGTCTCCTTGCTAAGACCGGACAAGCTGCAGGTGGGAATCAAGATCATGTCTGCACCAGTGTCTGGTATTGAAAAGTATTACCTTGTTTTGATTTTTCTTGACCTTGTTTTAGAGCTTGGAGGCCTGCTGAAATTCGTGAGGCCTTTTCTAATCTCCATAAGCAAGGCGAAGGCAGCACGCTTGGTGCGCTCACTCTTAGATCTGTTCCTGGACATGGAAGCAGCCACGGGACAGGAGGTCGAACTGTGTCTGGAATGCATAGAGTGGGCCAAAGCTGAGAAGAGGACCTTCCTCAGACAGGCCCTCGAGGTAACCATGTCAAAAACCTGCTTAAACTGTCATGGCAAACAGATCTTCAATATGGACCAATGAGTATTATAAAACAGATACATCTCTAAGGTCAAGTTAATTTGAGTGATGTTGGTAAAAAAGCCAATGTTTTATAATCTAATGATAAGAtttgagcatcaaagtttggtTTTAACATTGATTTCACTTTCATTTCAAGCTTTTAACATGGCCTACTTTTTCTTTTTGTCAGGCTCGCCTAATTTCGCTCTATTTCGACACTAAGAGATACCAGGAAGCCCTGCATCTAGGTaagaattataaaaaacaaattaaagtTTGCGTATCTCTGAAAAACTGAAAGATTATGAGCTCTCTTCTTTCTCCTCAGGAACCCAGTTGCTGCAGGAACTCAAAAAGATGGATGACAAAGCTCTGCTGGTGGAGGTTCAACTACTGGAGAGTAAAACCTACCACGCACTGAGCAACCTGCCCAAAGCCAGGGCTGCCCTCACCTCAGCCAGGACTACCGCCAACGCCATTTACTGTCCCCCAAAGCTTCAGGCGGCTCTCGATATGCAGTCAGGTAAGTCGTACTAAATCTCAACTTTATTGATCTACAAGAGTATGTCTCATATGTGACCTTGCACTTTTCCAATCCAGGTATTATCCACGCGGCTGAAGAGAAAGATTGCAAAACGGCCTACTCTTACTTCTTCGAGGCTTTTGAGGGCTATGACTCCATCAACAGCCCCAAGGCTGTCACAGCACTTAAATACATGCTCTTGTGCAAGATCATGCTCAACTCGTACGTGAGATATAACTGCTTGCTGTTTATACCTGTTTATGTGTGGGAGCCAATGGGATAATTCAATGCTCAGTGTTTTAGTTATGCCAAGCTCTGTTATGTAACACCGCCTGTAGGCTTTCAATTCTTCTGCAATACATATCACTTAGCCCACACTTAATATTTTggatgataataaaaaaataattatttttgttcagtTATGATCGATTAGTAGTTGATATGAATTCTTActatattttgtttttctttcaggCCAGAGGAGGTACAAGCCCTGAGCAGTGGCAAACTGGCTCTACGATATATAGGGAGAGAGGTAATGTCTTATCTTAATGGTTTTTATACTATAATAATTAGGGATGCATCGAAATGAATATTCTTGGCCGAAACTGAAAAAAGGAAACCAAGGTCAAAAaccgaaaccgaaacaccgaaagaAATTATtgtgccaattattagtacaattgcatttaggcaatcactgtgtactaactttactaggggtgtgtgacggataaaaaaactcacagttcggatcacattacagtttttgaggcacagatcagattatttttcggatcagcaaaaagcaggtgggaaaaatctaataaacaataaagaaattgcaaacatttataaaaaagaacaaagttgtacattaataaggtctgaaattagcattaggtacagaaatcaaatttaattaatcataacactgtctttattgtataaattaaatatattattatttttagagctatttgtctctgtcatgggttgtttgattaacattaatgacacagacttaaaggaatattacattttcttaaaagaaaaatccagatagtttactcaccaccatgtcatccaaaatgttgatgtctttctttgttcagtcgagaagaaattatgttttttgaggaaaacattgcaggatttttctcattttaatagactttaatagagcccaacaattaacacttaactcaacacgtaacagtttttttcaacagagtttcaaaagattataaactatcccaaacgaggcataagggtcttatctagtaaaccgattgtcatttttgacaataaaaataacaaatatacactttttaaagcacaacttctcgtttaaatccggtcgtgacgggccaacgtgaccccacgcaatacgtcatgacgtcaagaggtcacagaggacgaacgcgaaacttcGCCCCAGTGTTTgcaagtgttgagaacgaggaccgttcctacgttgttgtatgtggaatgatactaattaatgtctttgtgtcagtttattgtttacaatggtcggcaaatgtgcgttttatatatgtaacacgtgacctccctacgtcactacgcatttacgttaggtcgcgctcgATCGGAtttagatgagaagttgtgctttaaaa
The Paramisgurnus dabryanus chromosome 1, PD_genome_1.1, whole genome shotgun sequence genome window above contains:
- the psmd11b gene encoding 26S proteasome non-ATPase regulatory subunit 11B, with protein sequence MAAAAVVEFQRAQSLISTDRNASIDIFHSIVRRDVQEDDEEAVRVKEQSILELGSLLAKTGQAAELGGLLKFVRPFLISISKAKAARLVRSLLDLFLDMEAATGQEVELCLECIEWAKAEKRTFLRQALEARLISLYFDTKRYQEALHLGTQLLQELKKMDDKALLVEVQLLESKTYHALSNLPKARAALTSARTTANAIYCPPKLQAALDMQSGIIHAAEEKDCKTAYSYFFEAFEGYDSINSPKAVTALKYMLLCKIMLNSPEEVQALSSGKLALRYIGRETDALKCIAQASKNRSLADFEKALTDYTKELRDDPIINTHLAKLYDNLLEQNLIRVIEPFSRVQITHIAGLVKLSKDDVERKLSQMILDKKFYGILDQGEGVLIIFEEPPVDKTYEAALETIQNMSKVVDSLYNKAKKLT